The genome window CAGTCAGCTTGCTGGGGACGTAGTGAGTCTCAAAAAACTTCTGCACGTCGCTGCGGCTGAGGTTTTTAATGTCTTCAGTGTAGCCAATTACCGGGCGGCGGTAGGGATGAACAGAGAAAGCTTTGTTGGCAAAAACTTCAACCATTTGTCCGATCGGAGAATTCTCGGTTCGCAGCCTGCGCTCTTCTAAAATTACCTGTTTTTCTTTGTAAAACTCCCGAAATACTGGTTCTAGAAATCGCTCGGATTCCAGCGACATCCACAGTTCTAATTTGTTAGCTGGGAGGCTGTAAAAATACATTGTGGCGTCGGTGGTAGTAGCGGCATTTAGTCCGACTCCGCCTGCTTGTTCGACTATTTTGCCGAGTTCGTTGCGCTTGACAAATTGCGAAGCTTCGGCTTCAACTTTGTCAAATTCTGCTTTTAATTGGGCGACTTCTTCAGTTTTGCCGCTGGTCTTGGCTGCTTGCATTTGCTCGAAGAGTTGGTCTTGTTTCTCTAGCAGCGGCTTTTCAGCTTTGTAGTCGGTAGTGCCGATTTTTGGCGTGCCTTTGAAGGCTAAATGTTCGAGATAGTGAGCGACTCCGGTTTTGCCGTCGGGTTCGTTTGCCCCACCCACATCGGCGTGAATCAGAAATGATGCTACGGGCGCTCTGGGCCTTTCGAGCACGATGAATGTCATGCCGTTGTCGAGCTTAAATTCGCTGACTTGGCTGATTACTCGATCGAGCGACGGTTGAACAGAGACTGTTTGGGAGCCGCTAGCGGGGTTGGGGCGGGCGAGGGCGATTTCGGGAGAAAGGCCCCACCACAGCAGTACAGCGGCCAGCAGGGAGGCGATGAATCGAGTTTGGCGATCGGGCGATTCCCTACGGGATAGCTTCGCTTCACGGGGTTTTTGGAACTGCGGGGTCATTCGATTTTAGATTTTAGATTTTAGATTTTGGATTGTCAAACAAACAAATGTTTGTGCTCGGTAGCCAGGGATTCTTTTCTCAGGATAAAGATTTTTGGAGGCATAAGCGATCTGTTGCGCCGCAGATGTTAGGCTGATACAGCAAATCTCAAAAAGGGTCATGGGATTTTAGATTTTAGATTTTAGATTTTGGATTGTCAAACGGCAAGAAGTTTATGCCGAATCACAAGAGATGCTTTTTAAGCATCAAGATTTTTGGGGGCATAAGCGATCTGTTGCGTCACTTCCAGTTTAAGATTAAAGTCACGCACAACTTAAAACTTAACATTATTTAGCCATTCAGTCCCGAACCCGTAGTTCCAAGTCGCAAATTACCGATTGCAAAGCCATGCGAATTTTTAATCAGTCTCCTCCTTCTGAAACAGAAACCAAGAAGCGAATTTTACAAGCCGCTCAGCGGTTGTTTGCCCGCAGCGGATACGACGGCACGACAACTCGCGATTTAGCAGCCGCGGCGGGGGTTGCCGAGGGTACGCTATTTCGGCATTTTGATAATAAAAAAGCGATTTTGATTGAGGTGGCGACGGAAGGATGGGTAGAGTTGCTGACGGATTTGCTGACTGAATTAAGCGAGATGGGCAGTTACAAAGCAGTGGCTCAGGTGATGCGCCGACGGATGCTGAATATCCGCGAGAATAGCGACATGATGCGGGTGTGTTTTTTGGAGGCGCAATTTCACCCGGATTTGCGCGATCGCATTCAGTTGGAAGTCATCGGAAAAATGACCAATGTTGCTGAGGCTTTTTTTGAAACAGCGATGGAAAAAGGAGTTTATCGGAAGATGAATCCGAAGATTGTCGCTCAGGTATTTTTGGGAATGTTTGCAGTCGCGGGTTTCAGTCAAAATACGATTATGGAGCCGAATGCTTCTGTGCAGGAAATGCAGGAAATGGCCGAAGGACTCGCTGATATTTTTCTGAATGGGGTTTTACAGAAAGATGAATAATTAGGGCAACAGGGAAAACTTGTTATGAGCAAAGTTTTGCACTATTCTATTCGGCCGCTAACGCAGGAAGACGAGCCTTTTTTGTGGCAAATGCTGTATGAAGCGGCGCACATGGCAGAAGAAGGTGAATCAACGGTGCAAGCAGTTGTCAATCATCCTTTAATTGCGAAATATGTTCAGAATTGGGGACGTGCAAGCGATTTGGGCTTCGCAGCAATGGAATTGAACGGCAGCCAGCCAGTAGGAGCCGCCTGGCTGCGTTTGTTTGCAGAGGATGACAAGGGCTTTGGCTGGGTTGACGATACTACCCCGGAATTGGCGATCGCCGTTCTTCCAGAATATAGAAATCAGGGTGTAGGAACGCAGTTGCTGGCTCGTTTGCTGTCAGCAGCAAAAGCCTCTTATCGATCGGTATCCCTGAGTGTCAGAAGCTCGAATCGAGCCCTGAGTTTGTACGAGCGATCGGGATTTAAAGTAATTGATGGCAGCGAGACAATCAACCGCACAGGAGGGACATCATTCACCATGAAAGTGGATTTTGATTAAGTGAATTATTACTCTATAAATTCGTACATCTTTTGCACCCACTTCTCCCGATTATCCTGCCATTCATCCGTCACTACTTCCCAAGTAGTATTGCTTTCAAGTTCCAGCAATAGACTTGATACTTCTTCCAGCGTCGATGCTATATGACATTCTTCTACCCAACTTTCACGGATCATTTTCCAGAGACTTTGTACCGCTTCTCGCTGAAAATTTGATTCTAATTCAACTAGCAATTTTGCTAGGTGTTTTTCGTCACTTGCTGCTGACACCTCGCTCATCCAACAGTCGCGACGTTCTTTCCATTCTTCCGTCACTGCGTCACTGCTTAGATGGGCTTGAAACTCTAACAGTAATTGGTTTAGTTCTACCATATGAAATTTGGTCTTGTTTGCAGTTTGTGCTATTTTTGTACAAATTTTATTCATTTAGACTGTTGGTTCTTGATAATGAGGGATGTGGCTGAGGCTTTTTTTGAAACGGCGATGGAAAAACGAGTTTATCGAAAGATGAAGCCGAAGATTGTCGCTCAGATATTTTTGGGAATGTTTGCAGTCGCGGGCTTCAGCCAAAATACGATGATGGAACCGAACGCTTCACCGCA of Oscillatoria nigro-viridis PCC 7112 contains these proteins:
- a CDS encoding M16 family metallopeptidase encodes the protein MTPQFQKPREAKLSRRESPDRQTRFIASLLAAVLLWWGLSPEIALARPNPASGSQTVSVQPSLDRVISQVSEFKLDNGMTFIVLERPRAPVASFLIHADVGGANEPDGKTGVAHYLEHLAFKGTPKIGTTDYKAEKPLLEKQDQLFEQMQAAKTSGKTEEVAQLKAEFDKVEAEASQFVKRNELGKIVEQAGGVGLNAATTTDATMYFYSLPANKLELWMSLESERFLEPVFREFYKEKQVILEERRLRTENSPIGQMVEVFANKAFSVHPYRRPVIGYTEDIKNLSRSDVQKFFETHYVPSKLTVAVVGDVKASEVKRLAQIYFGRYKASPAPAELQIVEPPQTQTQEVTLKLKTQPWYLEGYHRPAMNHPDNAIYEMIGSLLSDGRTSRLYKSLVEQQQLALAAQGFSGYPGDKYPNLMLFYAQTAPGRTVDEVASALSKEIDRLKTEPVSDLELERVKTQARADLLRSLNSNMGMAFSLLDYQVNTGSWRNLFKELDAIAAVTPADIQRVSQATFRPENRTIGKLLPL
- a CDS encoding TetR/AcrR family transcriptional regulator; amino-acid sequence: MRIFNQSPPSETETKKRILQAAQRLFARSGYDGTTTRDLAAAAGVAEGTLFRHFDNKKAILIEVATEGWVELLTDLLTELSEMGSYKAVAQVMRRRMLNIRENSDMMRVCFLEAQFHPDLRDRIQLEVIGKMTNVAEAFFETAMEKGVYRKMNPKIVAQVFLGMFAVAGFSQNTIMEPNASVQEMQEMAEGLADIFLNGVLQKDE
- a CDS encoding GNAT family N-acetyltransferase yields the protein MSKVLHYSIRPLTQEDEPFLWQMLYEAAHMAEEGESTVQAVVNHPLIAKYVQNWGRASDLGFAAMELNGSQPVGAAWLRLFAEDDKGFGWVDDTTPELAIAVLPEYRNQGVGTQLLARLLSAAKASYRSVSLSVRSSNRALSLYERSGFKVIDGSETINRTGGTSFTMKVDFD